In the genome of Desulfobacterales bacterium, one region contains:
- a CDS encoding glycine/sarcosine/betaine reductase selenoprotein B family protein: MAFDLNTFKAAYEKWVTESLPDFRARKMDEIVKKYPFVISDDVPWTPYSGKPAEQTFALVTSGGLYLKDSQPPFDTESIHGDPSYREIPRTVQQEDLGFSHAHYDHSLAEQDFNTIFPIQRFIELEKEGIIGKLARSHYSFSYVNDVAPLVTKAVPELIGRIRAAGVDVLFLVPV; encoded by the coding sequence ATGGCGTTTGATCTGAACACCTTTAAAGCCGCTTATGAAAAATGGGTTACGGAAAGCCTGCCGGACTTCCGTGCCCGCAAAATGGATGAGATCGTTAAAAAGTATCCTTTTGTAATATCCGATGACGTTCCCTGGACCCCTTACAGCGGAAAGCCGGCGGAACAGACCTTTGCCCTGGTTACCAGCGGCGGGCTCTACCTCAAGGACAGCCAGCCCCCTTTTGATACCGAATCGATCCACGGAGACCCCTCCTATCGAGAAATTCCCAGGACCGTTCAGCAGGAAGACCTTGGCTTTTCCCACGCCCATTATGACCATAGCCTGGCGGAACAGGACTTTAACACCATCTTCCCCATCCAGCGGTTCATAGAGCTGGAAAAGGAAGGCATCATCGGCAAACTGGCCCGGTCACATTACAGTTTCAGCTATGTCAACGACGTTGCGCCGTTGGTTACAAAGGCTGTTCCGGAGCTCATCGGCCGGATCCGAGCGGCCGGCGTGGATGTGCTGTTCCTGGTGCCGGTCTGA
- a CDS encoding Tm-1-like ATP-binding domain-containing protein, which produces MAIAVIGMLDEREEALQLITDGIEKKGHRPLLIDISIGTGAITSSLKPSITAEEIAVAGGTTMADIQAALAKEREKASAGMAQGLGNKLLDLFQTGDLEGVIAIGGMTGTFISLTAMKRLPFGLPKLLISSVTAMPAYAKKLAEFFGVRDITVMHSVVDTVGYNPLVKSLMINGAGAICGMVEASEPPQKEKKRSVALTEFGFCDQCAQYVRERLEQSYNIISFHATGLGEKAAVDLVGQGLFEAFIDLVPSGFSEYLLGGNRAAGDDRLDAGGRQGKPYILTPCGFDMISCGPIQRRDEGDPLWTSRKLAQRKLFLQDAMRVQARTSAEEMVLVARAVADKLNNHTEKKSIKFLIPTRGFSSLSGEGGVLYDPEVDAAFLVELKNRLDPDIKIVEVDAHINTPAFAEAVVTALKDSFNDRTDAP; this is translated from the coding sequence ATGGCCATTGCGGTAATCGGCATGCTCGATGAGCGCGAAGAAGCCTTGCAGCTCATTACGGACGGCATTGAAAAAAAAGGGCATCGGCCCCTGTTGATCGACATCAGCATCGGTACCGGAGCGATCACATCTTCGCTGAAACCCAGTATCACCGCTGAAGAAATTGCCGTGGCCGGCGGAACCACGATGGCAGACATCCAGGCGGCCCTGGCAAAAGAGCGGGAAAAGGCATCGGCAGGCATGGCCCAGGGGCTGGGCAATAAATTGCTGGACCTGTTTCAGACCGGCGATCTGGAGGGCGTCATTGCCATCGGCGGAATGACCGGAACCTTTATCAGCCTCACCGCCATGAAACGCTTGCCGTTTGGGTTGCCGAAACTGTTGATATCGAGCGTTACCGCCATGCCGGCCTACGCCAAAAAGCTGGCGGAATTTTTCGGGGTCCGGGATATTACGGTGATGCACAGCGTGGTGGACACCGTCGGTTATAACCCCCTGGTGAAGAGTCTGATGATCAACGGGGCCGGTGCCATTTGCGGAATGGTAGAGGCATCCGAACCACCCCAAAAAGAGAAAAAGCGTTCGGTCGCCCTTACCGAATTCGGATTTTGCGACCAATGTGCCCAATATGTCAGGGAGCGTCTGGAACAAAGCTATAATATCATCTCCTTTCACGCCACCGGATTGGGTGAAAAAGCCGCGGTGGACCTGGTGGGTCAGGGCCTTTTTGAGGCCTTCATCGATCTGGTGCCCTCGGGCTTCAGCGAGTATCTTCTGGGGGGCAACCGCGCTGCCGGAGATGACCGTCTGGATGCCGGCGGCCGGCAGGGTAAACCCTATATCCTTACGCCCTGCGGGTTTGACATGATCAGCTGCGGCCCGATCCAGAGAAGAGACGAAGGCGACCCCCTCTGGACGTCGCGCAAGCTGGCCCAAAGAAAACTTTTTCTTCAGGATGCCATGCGGGTACAGGCAAGGACAAGTGCGGAGGAAATGGTTCTGGTTGCTCGGGCAGTAGCCGACAAATTAAACAACCACACGGAAAAAAAATCAATAAAGTTTCTGATACCCACCCGGGGCTTTTCCTCATTGAGCGGCGAGGGCGGGGTCCTGTATGATCCCGAAGTGGACGCCGCATTTCTGGTTGAATTAAAGAACCGGCTCGATCCGGACATAAAAATTGTGGAAGTCGACGCCCATATCAACACGCCGGCGTTTGCCGAAGCCGTTGTAACGGCCCTTAAGGACAGCTTTAATGATCGAACCGACGCGCCCTGA
- a CDS encoding tripartite tricarboxylate transporter TctB family protein: MKFNGGAAMGLFVAGISLAVVITAAGWPFKTALFPVAIGVPVFLMALTEFLINLTGKGEGVGDAAGFDFKLSDGDGDSRTALFRTLRIFGWIFGFFVLILLVGFPIAIPIFFLSFFKIYGKESWKLSIGLSAVAWASFYGLFVWLLNVPFREGWVFSLLFIF, from the coding sequence ATGAAATTTAATGGCGGCGCAGCTATGGGCCTCTTTGTTGCAGGGATTTCACTGGCGGTTGTCATCACCGCCGCCGGATGGCCGTTTAAAACGGCACTGTTCCCCGTTGCCATCGGTGTGCCGGTTTTTTTAATGGCACTAACGGAATTTTTGATAAACCTGACAGGCAAGGGAGAAGGGGTTGGAGATGCGGCCGGGTTTGATTTTAAGCTGTCGGACGGCGATGGCGACAGCCGGACCGCTTTATTCCGGACCCTGCGAATATTCGGTTGGATTTTCGGATTCTTCGTTTTGATACTCCTGGTCGGATTTCCCATTGCAATTCCGATTTTTTTCCTTTCTTTTTTTAAAATCTATGGAAAGGAGAGCTGGAAACTATCCATCGGACTGTCCGCAGTCGCCTGGGCGAGTTTTTACGGCCTCTTTGTCTGGCTTTTGAATGTACCCTTCCGGGAAGGCTGGGTTTTCAGCCTACTTTTTATTTTTTAA
- a CDS encoding putative molybdenum carrier protein: MIEKIISGGQTGADRAALDAAIEIDIPHGGWVPKGRLAEDGAVPLLYHLSEMPTDSYAVRTEQNVVDSDGTLILSHGPLSGGSALTQDLAEKHERFCLHIDLNRIPTFKAAAMIAAWIALHHIKTLNVAGPRASSDPDIYQKIKSILIAAFHKERRKNNGV; encoded by the coding sequence ATGATTGAAAAAATTATCTCCGGCGGACAAACCGGAGCCGACCGGGCCGCGCTGGACGCCGCCATTGAAATCGACATTCCCCACGGCGGCTGGGTGCCCAAGGGCCGGCTGGCCGAAGACGGAGCGGTTCCGCTTCTTTATCATTTAAGCGAAATGCCCACCGACAGTTATGCCGTTCGAACGGAACAAAATGTTGTGGATTCCGACGGCACGCTGATCCTTTCCCACGGACCGCTGTCCGGTGGTTCCGCCCTGACACAGGATCTGGCGGAAAAGCATGAGCGGTTTTGCCTGCATATCGATTTAAACCGGATCCCGACCTTTAAGGCTGCCGCCATGATTGCCGCCTGGATTGCGCTGCATCATATCAAAACATTGAATGTGGCCGGTCCGCGCGCCAGCAGCGACCCGGATATATACCAAAAAATAAAAAGCATCCTGATCGCAGCTTTCCATAAAGAAAGGAGAAAAAACAATGGCGTTTGA
- a CDS encoding GAF domain-containing protein: MPKKPPQEVLEKQRDDASPVNRQTESALRESEKRLAQIVQGLSIPAFVIDQNHIVTHCNRALESLTGISANVLVGTTDQWKTFYTQKRPTLADLIVDGVSEDTIAGHYPGIYSRSALIEGAYEVENFFPRVGGEGKWLFFTAAPLMDDSGRITGAIETLQDITDRKRAEQELRRTERRLRALLDFAPYPIVVFTLDGCVSYLNPAFSETFGWTLPELEGKRIPYIPPELVKTTREDIKRLLQERVLTGYKSQRLTKDGRLLDVVLRAATFSETENETAGIIVILRDVTQENRMTRSNEAMLSISMALPEYPDLQELLYYVNCEVKRLLSTEGAIAVLYDEIKGDLFMLGPAYDDMATERRVQEVRFPIDKLVSGQVIRSGEPVIISDTSINRHLHEERDQKFGYRTRNLVVVPLKSSERTIGTLCAINKKEGGFDESDVALLSLIAGTVALSIENARFSEDLKKALRFTEALLRISVALPMHPELDDRLNYVNSEIKRLLNSEGAMVILLDEEKKELFAIGAAFDAIDTEERVEKYRFGIDELEAGTVIRNGEPVIINDTSINRHLHEERDKKFGYKTRNLVLVPLRGRERIVGVLCAINKKSGGFGKSDVELLSSISGTVALSIKNARVTEELKKAYSEVTGLNRAKDKVINHLSHELKTPVAIITSSLGLLVKKISDIPQPVWKPTVDRVKRNLNRILDIQYELDDIMQGREPKAYGLLVLLLEQCADELESLIAENAGEGELVGLVRKRIDELFGPAVAVSKNIDPGQTLLNRLEALKPRFSERRIDIIHRIEPVPRILLPPDVVQKVLDGLLRNAIENTPDEGKIEVDVYKGGEGAVLRVHDYGVGITAEAQKRIFEGFFTSRDISSYSTRNPFEFNAGGKGADLLRMKIFSERYHFQIEMRSTRCKYIPRERDLCPGRISSCSFCSQAEDCHRSGETTFLVNFPAATG; this comes from the coding sequence ATGCCCAAAAAACCGCCCCAAGAGGTTTTAGAGAAACAGCGCGATGACGCATCTCCCGTCAACCGGCAAACAGAGTCGGCACTGCGGGAAAGCGAAAAAAGACTTGCCCAGATTGTTCAGGGGCTTTCCATCCCAGCGTTTGTTATCGATCAGAACCATATCGTCACCCACTGCAACCGCGCCCTGGAGAGTCTCACCGGCATATCAGCCAACGTGCTGGTGGGAACCACGGATCAGTGGAAAACATTTTATACGCAAAAACGCCCCACCCTGGCCGACCTCATCGTCGATGGGGTTTCCGAGGATACCATTGCCGGACACTATCCCGGCATATATAGCCGCTCCGCCCTGATCGAAGGCGCCTATGAAGTGGAAAATTTTTTTCCCCGTGTCGGCGGCGAGGGCAAATGGCTTTTTTTTACAGCCGCTCCCCTGATGGACGACAGCGGCAGGATCACCGGCGCCATTGAAACCCTTCAGGATATCACGGACCGCAAACGCGCCGAGCAGGAACTGCGCCGGACCGAAAGACGGCTGCGGGCCCTGCTGGATTTTGCACCCTATCCCATAGTGGTTTTCACCCTGGACGGCTGTGTCTCCTACCTGAACCCGGCATTCAGTGAAACCTTCGGCTGGACCCTGCCCGAACTGGAAGGAAAGCGGATTCCCTATATACCCCCGGAGCTTGTCAAAACGACCCGGGAAGACATCAAGCGGCTTCTCCAGGAGCGGGTCTTAACCGGTTATAAAAGCCAGCGCCTGACCAAAGACGGACGGCTGCTGGATGTCGTCCTGCGCGCCGCCACCTTTTCCGAAACTGAAAATGAAACCGCCGGCATTATTGTCATTCTAAGGGATGTCACCCAGGAAAATAGAATGACCCGCAGCAATGAAGCCATGCTCAGCATCAGCATGGCGCTGCCGGAATATCCGGACCTGCAGGAGCTTCTCTACTATGTCAACTGCGAAGTCAAACGCCTGCTCTCCACCGAAGGCGCCATCGCCGTTCTTTACGATGAGATCAAGGGAGACCTCTTCATGCTGGGGCCCGCCTATGATGACATGGCCACCGAAAGGCGGGTGCAGGAAGTCCGCTTCCCCATTGACAAGCTTGTATCCGGACAAGTGATTCGGTCCGGCGAGCCGGTGATCATTTCCGACACCTCCATCAATCGGCATCTTCACGAGGAAAGGGATCAAAAGTTCGGCTACAGGACCCGCAACCTGGTGGTCGTGCCGCTCAAAAGCAGTGAACGCACCATCGGCACCTTATGCGCCATCAACAAGAAGGAGGGCGGTTTTGACGAGTCCGACGTGGCGCTGCTCAGCCTGATTGCCGGAACCGTGGCCCTTTCCATTGAGAATGCCCGCTTTTCGGAGGATTTAAAGAAAGCACTGCGATTCACCGAAGCCCTATTAAGAATCAGCGTGGCCCTGCCCATGCACCCCGAACTGGACGACCGCCTCAATTATGTCAACAGCGAAATCAAGCGGCTCCTAAATTCCGAAGGAGCCATGGTTATTTTGCTGGATGAAGAAAAAAAAGAACTCTTTGCCATCGGCGCCGCCTTTGACGCCATTGATACCGAGGAAAGGGTCGAAAAATATCGATTCGGCATCGATGAGCTCGAAGCCGGCACTGTCATTCGGAACGGCGAACCGGTCATCATTAACGATACCTCCATCAATCGGCACCTTCACGAAGAAAGGGACAAGAAGTTCGGCTACAAGACCCGCAACCTGGTGCTGGTTCCCCTGCGGGGGCGGGAGCGAATTGTCGGCGTTCTTTGTGCCATTAACAAAAAATCGGGGGGCTTCGGCAAATCGGACGTGGAGCTGCTCAGCTCGATTTCAGGCACCGTCGCCCTCTCCATCAAGAACGCCAGGGTTACCGAAGAGCTTAAAAAAGCCTATAGCGAAGTAACGGGTTTGAACCGGGCAAAGGACAAGGTCATCAACCATTTATCCCATGAGCTCAAAACGCCCGTAGCCATCATCACCAGTTCCTTGGGTCTCCTGGTCAAAAAAATAAGCGACATCCCCCAGCCTGTCTGGAAACCCACCGTCGACAGGGTCAAGCGTAACCTGAACCGCATCCTCGACATCCAGTATGAACTGGACGACATCATGCAGGGCAGGGAACCCAAGGCTTACGGCCTGCTGGTGCTCCTGTTGGAACAATGCGCAGACGAACTGGAAAGCCTGATTGCAGAAAATGCCGGAGAGGGCGAACTGGTGGGGCTCGTGCGCAAACGCATCGACGAACTTTTCGGGCCGGCGGTTGCAGTTTCGAAGAACATCGACCCGGGTCAAACTTTGCTGAACCGGCTGGAAGCTTTAAAACCCCGTTTTTCAGAACGCCGGATCGACATTATCCACCGGATTGAACCCGTCCCCCGGATACTTCTTCCCCCGGATGTCGTCCAGAAGGTGCTGGACGGTCTGCTCCGGAATGCCATCGAAAACACACCGGATGAAGGCAAGATCGAAGTGGATGTTTACAAGGGTGGGGAGGGAGCGGTACTGAGGGTCCATGATTATGGTGTCGGCATCACCGCGGAAGCGCAAAAGCGGATCTTCGAAGGATTTTTCACATCCCGGGATATTTCATCCTACTCAACCCGCAACCCTTTTGAATTCAATGCCGGCGGCAAAGGTGCGGACCTGCTGCGCATGAAAATTTTTTCCGAGCGGTATCATTTTCAAATCGAAATGCGCTCAACCCGATGCAAATATATCCCCAGGGAGCGGGATCTTTGCCCCGGCCGGATCAGCAGCTGCAGTTTCTGCAGCCAAGCCGAAGATTGCCACCGTTCCGGAGAAACGACGTTTCTGGTTAACTTTCCGGCCGCAACCGGATAG
- a CDS encoding 4Fe-4S binding protein — protein sequence MTATVYKQMLEVMTKRGGPYAGMDVPEFYALVEALFTPRQAEINNVLTRKPATAADIAGRIQKDEAQINAGNTIHTYDQVQTYIDKYDTICVGTCFCRQAARLRGESVHDMPMEVCFWFGKAGEFALERLGGRRLTRQEARNLLYETEAAGLIHMSRNTAEEIDFLCNCDRWHCEVVTEILKQPRPALVFNSGFGPVVDPERCVACETCIGRCPPAALKMGDQNAPVVDMDRCFGCAVCASGCPQDAILMEARPGWQAPPGSVKDLVTALKKNAAARQD from the coding sequence ATGACGGCAACTGTTTACAAACAGATGCTTGAAGTTATGACAAAACGAGGAGGCCCCTATGCCGGTATGGATGTTCCCGAGTTCTATGCGCTGGTGGAGGCGTTGTTCACACCCCGGCAGGCTGAAATCAACAATGTCCTGACCCGCAAGCCCGCCACGGCCGCTGACATTGCCGGCCGGATTCAGAAGGACGAAGCCCAAATTAACGCCGGCAACACGATTCACACCTATGATCAGGTCCAGACCTACATCGATAAGTATGATACCATTTGCGTGGGGACCTGTTTCTGCCGTCAGGCAGCCCGCTTAAGGGGCGAAAGCGTTCACGACATGCCCATGGAAGTCTGTTTCTGGTTCGGCAAGGCCGGTGAATTCGCGCTTGAAAGGCTGGGCGGACGCAGGCTGACCCGTCAGGAAGCCAGAAATCTTCTGTATGAAACCGAAGCGGCCGGACTGATTCACATGAGCCGCAATACCGCCGAGGAAATCGACTTTTTGTGCAATTGCGACCGCTGGCACTGCGAGGTCGTCACCGAGATTCTTAAACAGCCCCGGCCTGCGCTGGTCTTTAATTCGGGCTTTGGGCCGGTTGTTGATCCCGAACGTTGCGTGGCCTGCGAAACCTGCATCGGTCGCTGCCCCCCCGCAGCCTTGAAAATGGGCGACCAGAACGCACCGGTGGTGGATATGGATCGCTGCTTCGGCTGCGCGGTATGCGCTTCCGGCTGCCCCCAGGATGCCATTCTTATGGAGGCAAGGCCCGGCTGGCAAGCGCCGCCCGGGAGCGTAAAAGACCTGGTGACGGCCCTGAAAAAGAACGCAGCCGCCAGACAGGACTGA
- a CDS encoding D-2-hydroxyacid dehydrogenase family protein gives MRLAILDDIEDVALKLADWDSLGPQIKIDVFRDNIKEETALAKRLLPYDILVIMRERTRFPRSLIEKLTHLKLLVTTGARNLAIDMAACQESGITVCGTASSKTAPAELAWALILSCLRKIPQLDRTVRDGRWGDGIGSGLASKTLGVLGLGKLGIQVTRVALAFGMNVIAWSQNLTPEKAEAAGACWVEKDEFFSAADIITIHLVLSDRTRGLVGARELGLMKPSAYLINTSRGPIVDEEALIAALTENRIAGAGLDVFETEPLPPDHPFLRLPNTVMTPHVGYVCREGFQIYFRHAKEDVAAWLAGKPVRMLQP, from the coding sequence ATGAGACTGGCAATTTTAGACGATATAGAAGACGTTGCCTTGAAGCTGGCGGACTGGGACAGTCTCGGACCCCAAATCAAAATCGATGTTTTCCGGGACAATATCAAGGAAGAAACGGCCCTGGCAAAGCGCCTGCTGCCATACGACATCCTGGTGATCATGCGCGAACGCACCCGTTTTCCCCGCAGCCTGATCGAAAAACTCACCCACCTGAAACTGCTGGTGACCACAGGGGCCAGAAACCTGGCTATTGATATGGCCGCCTGCCAGGAAAGCGGCATTACGGTTTGCGGCACCGCGTCATCCAAAACAGCGCCGGCTGAACTGGCCTGGGCCCTGATCCTGTCCTGCCTGCGAAAAATCCCGCAATTGGATCGTACGGTTCGCGACGGCCGCTGGGGAGATGGGATCGGATCCGGTCTGGCAAGCAAAACCCTGGGCGTATTGGGCTTAGGCAAACTGGGAATTCAGGTCACGCGTGTGGCACTGGCCTTCGGCATGAACGTCATCGCCTGGAGCCAAAACCTGACGCCGGAGAAGGCTGAAGCAGCCGGCGCATGTTGGGTGGAAAAGGATGAATTTTTTTCCGCCGCAGACATCATCACGATTCACCTGGTCTTAAGCGACCGCACCCGGGGTCTGGTAGGCGCCCGTGAACTCGGGCTGATGAAGCCCAGCGCCTATCTCATCAACACATCCCGCGGTCCCATCGTCGATGAGGAGGCTCTGATCGCCGCCCTCACGGAAAACCGCATCGCCGGCGCAGGACTCGATGTTTTCGAGACCGAACCGCTCCCCCCGGATCACCCCTTTTTGCGTCTGCCCAACACCGTGATGACACCGCATGTGGGATATGTCTGCAGAGAGGGCTTTCAAATCTATTTCCGTCATGCCAAGGAAGATGTGGCCGCCTGGCTGGCCGGAAAACCGGTCCGGATGTTGCAGCCTTGA
- a CDS encoding phenylacetate--CoA ligase family protein: MFPKSDQFWNPLLETLPREKLTELQVKKFRRILKWAFDNSRFHRQLYKDAGLAPEDIRTMADIARVPKVEKSMMRGIQKKDPYPYGDMLCVPLERVSAFRQTSGTTGQPVYQPDTWQDWEWWAESWAYILYAQGYRKSDRVFIPFGYNIFVAFWAGHYGAEKLGCEVVPGGVLNTEARLLKMQELRATATMATPTYILGMADVARKNLGLDPAKDLCVRRITCAGEPGASIPATKKRMEAAWGAKVYDHIGATEIGAWSYECESQPGGLHVNEGLFLVQIEDIETGEIIEAPNRQGKMIITAFDRLAQPCVRFDSKDIIMWHDRPCPCGRTFRMIKGGVVGRADDITKVKGVLLAPTAIEEVVRDVPQLGDEYEVIVIKKGDTDDISLKVELQPGADNLKAEILLKLNDQLRHKTGLRYNISFHPYGSLPRYETKAKRFKDQRKK, from the coding sequence ATGTTCCCAAAATCCGATCAGTTCTGGAACCCGCTGCTGGAGACCCTGCCAAGGGAAAAACTCACCGAGCTGCAGGTCAAAAAATTCAGACGAATCCTGAAATGGGCCTTTGACAATTCCAGATTCCACCGTCAGCTCTATAAAGATGCGGGTTTGGCGCCCGAGGACATCCGCACCATGGCGGATATCGCCCGGGTGCCCAAAGTGGAAAAAAGCATGATGCGCGGCATTCAGAAAAAAGACCCTTACCCTTACGGCGACATGCTGTGTGTTCCGCTGGAGCGTGTTTCCGCGTTCCGCCAGACCAGCGGCACAACCGGCCAGCCCGTGTATCAGCCGGATACCTGGCAGGACTGGGAATGGTGGGCGGAATCCTGGGCCTATATTCTTTATGCCCAGGGCTACCGCAAATCAGACCGGGTATTTATCCCCTTCGGTTATAATATTTTTGTCGCATTTTGGGCCGGGCATTACGGCGCCGAAAAATTAGGGTGTGAAGTGGTTCCCGGCGGCGTCCTCAACACGGAAGCCCGCCTGCTCAAGATGCAGGAACTGCGGGCCACGGCCACCATGGCGACCCCCACCTATATTCTCGGCATGGCCGACGTTGCCAGAAAAAACCTGGGGCTGGACCCTGCCAAAGATCTTTGTGTCCGCAGGATTACCTGTGCCGGCGAGCCCGGCGCCAGCATCCCCGCCACAAAAAAACGGATGGAAGCGGCCTGGGGCGCCAAGGTGTATGACCACATCGGCGCAACCGAAATCGGGGCTTGGAGCTATGAGTGTGAATCCCAGCCCGGGGGGCTGCATGTCAACGAGGGTCTTTTCCTCGTTCAGATCGAAGACATCGAAACCGGTGAAATAATCGAGGCGCCGAACCGGCAGGGGAAAATGATCATCACCGCCTTTGACCGGCTGGCGCAGCCCTGCGTCCGGTTCGATTCCAAGGATATCATCATGTGGCACGACCGGCCATGTCCCTGCGGACGGACATTCCGCATGATCAAAGGAGGGGTCGTGGGCCGGGCCGATGATATCACCAAGGTAAAGGGAGTGCTGCTCGCACCCACGGCCATCGAAGAGGTGGTGCGGGACGTTCCCCAGTTGGGGGACGAATACGAAGTCATCGTTATCAAAAAAGGCGATACCGATGACATCTCTCTCAAAGTGGAACTGCAACCGGGCGCGGACAATTTAAAAGCGGAAATTTTGCTGAAATTAAACGACCAGCTCAGGCACAAGACCGGCCTGCGGTACAATATCTCTTTTCACCCGTATGGTTCTTTGCCCCGCTATGAAACCAAGGCCAAACGGTTTAAGGATCAGCGCAAAAAGTAA
- a CDS encoding DUF3786 domain-containing protein: MSRFKNTMEIFLLLDKSNCRDCHLPTCLAFAAAVFKGQKQLNECPRLPRDIIERFGAGITPPDGVAAEGDVQTKQLQEKIGSIDLAAAAKRLGARFSDNKLTLKVLGKDFSVDAKGNLSSDIHIHSWVAIPALSHILEGSGISPSGKWVPFRELKNGRTWQRLFAQRCEKPIKRVADIYPDLFEDIVRIFNGRPVENHYDADIALVLHPLPKVPILISYTKPEDGFESDLNMFFDATAEKNLNIESIFALGTGLARMFEKIAFRHGFR; this comes from the coding sequence ATGTCCAGATTCAAGAATACCATGGAAATCTTCCTGCTGCTCGACAAGTCCAATTGCCGGGACTGCCATCTGCCCACCTGCCTGGCTTTTGCCGCCGCTGTTTTCAAGGGACAAAAGCAGTTAAATGAGTGCCCCCGCCTGCCCCGTGATATCATTGAACGGTTCGGCGCCGGAATAACGCCCCCCGACGGTGTCGCGGCGGAAGGCGACGTTCAGACAAAACAACTGCAGGAAAAAATCGGTTCCATCGACTTGGCTGCTGCAGCCAAGCGTCTGGGGGCTCGGTTCAGCGACAACAAATTGACCCTCAAGGTTCTCGGTAAAGATTTCAGTGTGGATGCAAAAGGAAACCTTTCTTCGGATATTCACATCCACTCATGGGTGGCCATCCCGGCGCTGAGCCATATCCTCGAGGGCAGCGGGATTTCACCTTCCGGAAAATGGGTCCCTTTCAGAGAATTGAAAAACGGCCGGACATGGCAGCGGCTGTTTGCCCAGCGCTGCGAGAAACCCATTAAACGGGTAGCGGACATTTATCCGGATCTTTTTGAGGATATCGTCCGTATCTTTAACGGCCGCCCGGTGGAAAACCATTACGATGCCGACATTGCCCTGGTCCTGCACCCCCTGCCGAAGGTGCCGATCCTGATCAGTTACACCAAACCGGAAGACGGATTCGAATCCGACCTTAATATGTTCTTTGACGCCACGGCAGAGAAAAACCTCAACATTGAATCCATCTTCGCACTGGGAACCGGGCTGGCGCGGATGTTTGAAAAGATTGCTTTTCGGCATGGGTTTCGATAA
- a CDS encoding YajD family HNH nuclease produces MTSGEKGPENGDRNRIVAEALRNREKWEQTYRARALKLFAPVCGRCGRDFSGKRLRELTVHHRDHNHDNNPPDGSNWELLCRYCHDNEHSRYEDAQYDIGHTPEPDQGPGLAHRPFANLADLLKNKK; encoded by the coding sequence ATGACATCGGGGGAAAAAGGACCGGAAAACGGCGACAGGAATCGGATCGTTGCCGAGGCCCTGCGCAACCGCGAAAAATGGGAGCAGACTTATCGGGCCAGAGCACTCAAGCTCTTTGCCCCGGTCTGCGGCCGCTGCGGGCGTGATTTCAGCGGCAAAAGACTGCGGGAACTGACCGTCCATCACAGGGACCATAATCATGACAACAATCCGCCGGACGGCAGCAACTGGGAGCTGCTGTGCCGGTATTGTCATGACAATGAACATTCGCGTTATGAGGACGCTCAATATGATATTGGGCACACACCTGAACCGGATCAGGGGCCGGGTCTTGCCCACCGGCCCTTTGCGAACCTTGCAGACCTTTTAAAAAATAAAAAGTAG